The nucleotide sequence CCACCCAGTACGGCATGGCCGCCGAGTACGACGCCGAGGGCAACTACATCTACCCCGAAGGCTTCGACCCGGACACCCAGGAGTGGCAGGAAGGCTTCGACAAGCAGCGTGAGGAGTGGGAGCGTCAGTACGCCGAGGCTCACACCCGCTACGAGGCTCACATGAAGCAGGTCCAGAAGGCCGCCGAGGCCGACGCCGAGGCCGCCGCGGACGCCGCGACCGGTGTCACCTCCAGCGACTCGGGCGAGCAGAGCTACACCTCCGCTCCGGCCGAGGCCAAGAGCGGTGGCACGCTCGCCAGCGACGAGCAGCTCGCGGCTCTCCGCGAGAAGCTGTCGGGTGGCGCGTGATCCAGGCGCTCAGCCACTAGCTGACAGACAGCGGCCCCGGTCCACCACGGACCGGGGCCGCTGTCTTTGTCCGCATTCAGTCCACTGGATGCGTTCCTTGCACGCGCGACTACCGCATTCAGAGAACTGAATGCGGTAGTTGAAGAGCAAGGTCAGGAGGTGGCGGTCCGGACGGACGGGACCGACGGCACCCAGATGCGTTCGAGCGCCGCGGCGCGGGCCTTGCGGCGGAGTCCGGCGAAGCTGTGCTTGGCGGGAACGAGGAGCGCGCTCAGCCACGTTCGCCGGTATTCGGCGAGGGCGTCGGCCACGGGACGATGGAGGACACAGTGCACCAGGCCCGGCGTTCCGAGCCGGTGCCTTCCAGCGTGCTTACCGTCTGCCATCGTTCCTCCGTGTGGGCTACCTTCGCCGCGCACGGTACGCACTCAAGCTCCCGAAGCGCGGTAACCGCCCGGCGTGTCACCCAGAAAGGTTGAGTCTCGCGTCACTATGAACTTGCCTTTTGTCTCCGTCTGTGCCGGATGTGCGCATCTCGTGACCCTGCGCGGTCGGTCCAGGTCGCGCCACTAGGCTGATCGGCATGCTGCGTGTGGGCCTGACCGGCGGGATCGGCGCCGGAAAATCGACGGTGGCGAACCGGCTTTCCGAGCACGGCGCCGTCCTCATCGACTCCGACAAGATCGCCAGGGAGGTCGTCGAGCCGGGAACACCGGGGCTCACCGAACTCGTCGAGGCGTTCGGCGAAGACATCCTCGCCGACGACGGCGCGCTGGACCGGGCCGCGCTCGCCGCCAAGGCGTTCGCCGGCGAAGAGTCCCGCAAGCGGCTGAACTCGATCGTCCACCCGAGGGTCGGGGCCAGGACGGCCGAGCTGATGGCGGCCGCGGCGCCGGACGCGATCATCGTCCACGACATCCCGCTGCTGGTCGAAGGCGGGCTCGCGCCGATGTACCACCTCGTCGTCATGGTCGACGCGCCGGAGGAGGTCCGGGTCCGCCGCCTGGTCGAGGTACGGGGGATGGCGGAGGACGACGCGCGCGCCAGGATCAAGGCGCAGGCCACGACCGATCAGCGCCGTGCGGTGGCCGACGTCTGGTTCGACAACAGCGGAGCGCCCGACATCGTGCTCGCCGAGGTCGACGCGCTGTGGGCGGACAGGCTGACCCCGTTCGAGGCGAACGTCCGGCTCCGCAAGCCGCGTGCGCCGATGTCGCCGAAGATCGCGCCGTACGACGAGACCTGGCCGGTGCAGGCCGAGCGTGCGCTCGCGCGGCTCCGCGTGGTGGTGGGTGACGATGCCGTGCGGGTCGATCACATCGGTTCGACCTCCGTGCCGGGTCTGCCCGCCAAGGACATCCTCGACCTCCAGCTGACGGTGTCCACTTTGGACAAGGCAGACGAACTGGCCGACGCGCTCTCCGACGCGGGATTCCCGCGGGCGGAAGGGGAGTGGTTCGACGACGCGCACGGTGAAGAGGGCACGTGGCCCAAGCGATTCCACTTCGGTGGCGACCCCCGCCGTCCGGTCAACCTGCACGTCCGCTCCCAGGAGACGCCGGCCTGGCGGCTCGCGCTGCTGTTCCCGGAATGGCTGCGGCAGAACCCGGACGAGCGCGACGCCTACGCGGCGGTCAAGAACGCCATGGCCGCGAAGCACGCCGATGATGGAACGGTCGAGCAGTACACCGACGAGAAACAGGTCTGGGTCGACGCGGCCTTCACCCGGGCCGACGCGTGGGCGGACTCGACCGGCTGGACCCCGTAGGCCTCAGCTCCCGAGCAATCCCCGCGCGAAAGCGGTCGCGACGGCGGCCGCGCGATCCTTCACCCCGAGCTTGGCGTAGGCGTGGACGAGGTGCGTCTTCACCGTGGCCTCGCTGATGAACAGCAGTTTCGCGGCCTCCTTGTTGGTCGACCCGCGCGAGATCAGGGTGAGGACTTCGAGCTCTCGTTTGCTCAGTGGCTCCGGCGCGGGCGCGCGCATCCTGCCCAGGATCAGATCGGCGACGGCGGGGGAGAGCACCGCCTCGCCCCGCGCCGTCGCCCGGACCGCACGGAAGAGCTCCTCGCGAGGAGCGTCCTTGAGCAGGTAGCCGGTCGCGCCGGCTTCGATCGCCGGGATGACGTCGGTGTCGGTGTCGTAGGTCGTCAGCACGAGGATCCGCGCGGGATTGCGGAGCTTGGCCAGCTTCGCGATCGCGGCCACCCCGCCGGAGCCTGGCATCCGCAGATCCATCAGCACGACGTCGGGGCGGAGTTTCTCCGCCAGCGCGACGGCCTCGTCGCCGGAGGACGCCTCTCCGAGCACCTCGAATCCTTGTTCCGCGGTGAAGATGCCGCGCAGCCCGTCGCGGACGATGGGGTGGTCGTCGGTGATCAGCAGCGTGATCGTCATGCCCTGGCCTCCAGCGCGATGGCAGGCAGATCGGCCGAAACGGCCGTCCCGCCGCCGGGCTCGGATTCGAGGTGCAGTGTTCCCGCCAGCCTGGCGACGCGGGCACGCATCCCGGAGATGCCGAAACCATCTTCGCCCGCCGTGCCCGGCTCGAAGCCCTTCCCGTCGTCCCGGACGTCGACGGTCACCTGATCGCCCATGTAGGACAACGTGAGCCCCACGACCGTGGCGGCGGCGTGCTTCTCGACGTTGGCCAGCGCTTCCTGGGTGATCCGCAGCAGTGTCGCTTCGATCTCGGGATGCAGCGGCCGCGTGGTCCCGGTGGTGGTGAACCGGACCTCGACACCGGTCCGGCCGCTCCACCGCCGGGAGACCTCGCCGAGCGCGTCCGGCAGGGTCGCTGCGGCCAGTGGCTGCGGGCCGAGCGCCCGCACCGAACGCCGGGCGGCGGTCAGGTTCTCCCGCGCCAAGGCCATCGCGGAGCCGACGTGCCGCTGGCATTCCGCGGGATCGTCCTTCGCCTCGGCGGCCGCCTCCAGCTGGGTGATGATCCCGGTGAAGCCCTGGGCGAGCGTGTCGTGGATTTCCAGGCTCAGCCGCCGGCGTTCGTCGAGGACGCCGGTTTCGTGCGCCTGGCTGAGCAGTTGCCGTTGCAGCACCGCGTTCTCTTCCTGGGCGGCGGCGAGGTCGTCGAGCACGCGCTTGCGCTCCGCGTGCTGCCGCGCCATCGCCGCCGAGACGAGCCCGCCCCCGCCGACGGCGGCGGTCTGCACCAGCGTGACCACGATCCACAGGGCGGGCTGATCGGCGAACGCCCGCAGCGGA is from Amycolatopsis lurida and encodes:
- the coaE gene encoding dephospho-CoA kinase encodes the protein MLRVGLTGGIGAGKSTVANRLSEHGAVLIDSDKIAREVVEPGTPGLTELVEAFGEDILADDGALDRAALAAKAFAGEESRKRLNSIVHPRVGARTAELMAAAAPDAIIVHDIPLLVEGGLAPMYHLVVMVDAPEEVRVRRLVEVRGMAEDDARARIKAQATTDQRRAVADVWFDNSGAPDIVLAEVDALWADRLTPFEANVRLRKPRAPMSPKIAPYDETWPVQAERALARLRVVVGDDAVRVDHIGSTSVPGLPAKDILDLQLTVSTLDKADELADALSDAGFPRAEGEWFDDAHGEEGTWPKRFHFGGDPRRPVNLHVRSQETPAWRLALLFPEWLRQNPDERDAYAAVKNAMAAKHADDGTVEQYTDEKQVWVDAAFTRADAWADSTGWTP
- a CDS encoding response regulator, with product MTITLLITDDHPIVRDGLRGIFTAEQGFEVLGEASSGDEAVALAEKLRPDVVLMDLRMPGSGGVAAIAKLAKLRNPARILVLTTYDTDTDVIPAIEAGATGYLLKDAPREELFRAVRATARGEAVLSPAVADLILGRMRAPAPEPLSKRELEVLTLISRGSTNKEAAKLLFISEATVKTHLVHAYAKLGVKDRAAAVATAFARGLLGS
- a CDS encoding sensor histidine kinase; this translates as MTSWIRWQDSLWPSPEDGGSLWRPWGGRIERYLPYALLAISTVLSLVLSGHDPLSTLGRAGIAAGWLLLGSTLIPKRWEDHPAVVAVSFAGLVTIAAALEAHDTIFLIFMITGFFEAMRLRPAPLALAGIFVVSALINTIPNGGPLRAFADQPALWIVVTLVQTAAVGGGGLVSAAMARQHAERKRVLDDLAAAQEENAVLQRQLLSQAHETGVLDERRRLSLEIHDTLAQGFTGIITQLEAAAEAKDDPAECQRHVGSAMALARENLTAARRSVRALGPQPLAAATLPDALGEVSRRWSGRTGVEVRFTTTGTTRPLHPEIEATLLRITQEALANVEKHAAATVVGLTLSYMGDQVTVDVRDDGKGFEPGTAGEDGFGISGMRARVARLAGTLHLESEPGGGTAVSADLPAIALEARA